CCTCAGGCCCCAGCCTGGCCGAGTACGTCGCCCGCAACCTAACCGTTGCCGGCGCGTACTAGCCGTATCGACCGCAGCCCGAACGGAGTGAGACGATGAGCATCAGCCGCCGGTCCTTTCTCAAGGCAGCAGCCGCCATCGGAGCTTCGTTCGCGTGGGCCGGTACGGCCTGCAGCTCGCGGGTCCGCTGGCAGGAGCGACGCGATCTCTATCCGCAAGGGGTCGCCTCGGGCGATCCCGACCCGGGGAGCGTCATCCTGTGGACGAGGCGTCCGTATGCCCAGGGCACGCGCGAGCTCCTCACCGTCGAGGTCGCCGAGGACGAGGCCTTTCGCCGCGTCGTGGCGCACGCCGAGGCCCCGGTCTCCCTCGCCGCGGACTGGACGGCGCGCGTGCTCGTCGGCGGGCTCGAGCCGGCGCGCACCTACTGGTATCGGTTCACCGACAGCGAAGGCAACGGCAGCCGGGTCGGCCGCACGATCACCGCGCCGTTGGCCGAAGATCCCCGCACGGTGAACTTCGCCTTCGTGAGCTGTCAGGACATCAACGAGGGCAAGCTCAACGGCTATCGCCGGATGATCTACGAAGACGAACGCGCTGCCGAAGCCTCCCAGCTCGGCTTCGTGCTGCACCTGGGCGACTTCATCTACGAGGTCGTCCAGTATCCCGACGAAGTGAAGACCCGCTACGACCGCACGATCTATGAGGTCGCGCGCATCCCCGAAGGCCACAAGGTCGGCAACTTCCACATCCCGCTGACCCTCGAAGGCTACCGGGTCATCTACAAGGGCTATCTCGCCGATCCCGACCTCCAGGACGCCCGCGCGCGCTGGCCGTTCGTCTGCATCTGGGACAACCACGAGTTCTCCTGGCAGGGTTGGCAGAGCACCCTCAAGGCAGGGAGGTTCGAGCAGCCCGCCCCGAGCATCAAGATCGCAGCGAATCAGGCCTGGTTCGAATACCTCCCCGCGCGCGTCGCGCCGCCCAGCGGGTCGCTCGACGAGTTCGGTCCGCCCGCCGTGAAGGACGGTGTTCCCATCACGGAGTTCGACGGCAACGGTCTGGGGATGGAGCCGAACAACCTGACGGCGATCCACAGCCTCAAGGCCTACCGGACGCTGCGCTATGGCCGGAACCTGGATCTGATCGTCACCGACCAGCACAGCTACCGCAGCGCGAACTGCTTCAGCGATCCGTCGCTGGGGAATCTCGGCGGCGAGGAGTTCATCGCCATGTTCCCCGAGGCTCTGATGCGGGTTCTGGACGGCGGGCGCGCCGCGAACGGCGGCCATCCCCCGGCGGAGATCCGCTTCAACGACGCGCATGTCCCCAACCCGCGACGCAGCGCGCCGCCGCAGACGATCCTCGGGGCGGAGCAGAAGGCGTGGTTCAAAGAGCAGCTCCGGAGCTCGACGGCGGCGTGGAAGACCTGGGCCAACTCGCAGGGCACGCTCGACCAGCGCGCCGACCCGCAGAACCTCCCCCCGGGTCTCACCAAGGAGGCCTGGCCTGCGGACGGCGGGTACGCGGCCATGAGCGCCGGTGACTACGGCACCGCGTTCCTGGAGCGCGCCGAGATCTACCAGCTCGTGCGCGATTCCAAGGTGTCGGGCTTCGCCATCGTCTCGGGCGACCTCCACAGCTTCTGGGCCGGCTATGCGGCCGCCGAGCTTCCACCCGGCAAATTCGACCCCGTCGGCCTGAGCTTCGTCGGCGCCTCGCTCATCAGCCCGGGCGCCATGGAAGCGCAGGAGCACAATCTCCCGAAGGACGCTGTGCTCCGCCCGCTGTTTCTCGCCGACCGCCCGGAGGGGGCGGCGGGGGCGGCGGGGCCGCCGGACTGGACCCACAACATGCTGCTCCGGCACGGCGTCCGCGCGTGTCTCGAGTACGCGAAGAGCTTCGACCTCGCCCGCGCTCGCGCGCTCTCCAACCCGGATCTCGCGCCGCACTTGGAGTTCGTGGATCTCGGAGGGCATGGCTACGGCAAGGTCCAGTTGTCGGCCAGCGAGATGCGCACCGAGTTCGTCTGCATTCCGCGGCCGATCACGCGCAGCGAAAGACCGGACGGCGGGCCGCTCCGCTATCGGGTCGTGCACACCGCCGCGCTGTGGAAGAGCGGCGAGCGCCCCCGGCTCGAGACCACGGTGCTCGAGGGCGACCCCGGGCTGTCGATCTGACGGACGAGCGGCGCTCGGTCCGTAGCGGCCGAAAAGGCCGTTGCGGGCTCGCCGCCATCGCTCCACTTCCAGGGCCGGCTGCGGATTCGTCGGGCCCGGAACGGCCGGCGGCCCGTCGGGCCGGCGGACGTTGTCAGCAGGTCGGTGCGCCGACGCTCGACGACCAGTTGCAGTGCGCCTGGGTCTCGAAGCCGTCGCGGAAGAGCGCCTCCGAGTAGACGACGTTCCAGGCGCCAGCGGCGACCTCGCTCGACACCGTCTCTCCCGGCGCTCCGATCGCGAGGTCCTGGCCGGAGTGGCCGGCGAAACGCCCGGCGGCGAGCGCGAAACCGAAGCCGTCGCCGACTTCGGACGGATCGATCGTCTGCAGCCAGTTGCTGGCGGTCGCGAGCGAGAGCCCGACTCCCGCGGCGCCGTGAATGACGTGGACGATGCCGGTCGTGGTGACCGGTCCCAGGTCCTCGAACGGCACGCCGAGCGCGAGGTCATCTGCGCCGTCGGCGTCGAAGTCCCCAGCCACGAGCACCGACCCGAACTCGTCGGCTTCGCTCGGCTCCTCGAACGGGAAATCGCTTTGCAGGAGCAGGAAGTGCAGCCCGGCGTCGATGTCGAGCACGGTCACGGCGCCGGCGTTCGCCACCGCTTCTCCCTCGAGATTCTCGCCCGGCGAACCGACGGCGATCTCGTCGAAGCCGTCGCCGTCGAAGTCCCCGGCGGCGAGCGTCAGACCGAAGAAGTCGAACGGTTCCGAGTTTCCGGGCACACCGGGCGAAGACTGCGTGAACTGGCCGACCACCAGGCCGGCGCCGACGTCCCGATAGACGAAGACGAGGCCCTCCGCTTCGACATCATTGTCGAAGCCGTTCGAGCCCGGCGCGCCGATCGCGAGGTCCTGGCCTGGGAGGCTGCCTCCGAACTGCCCCGCAGCGAGCGCCGCGCCGAGGCGTTCGCCCTCCCGCGGCGTGCCCGGCAGTTCGCTGCCGCGATAGAGCAACAGCTCACTGGGGCCGGAGAGCCCGGCGGCGGAACCGAACAGGATGTGTACGGCTCCGGCCTCGGTGACAGCTCCGATGCTCTCGCCGGCGACGCCGATCGCCAGATCGTCGAATCCGTCGTCGTCGAAGTCGCCGATCGCGAGGCTCGCCGCGAAGCGGTCCGCCGCCTCCGGCGCGCCGCTCACGCCGCCCGTCCCCTGCCGAAAGAAGGCGTTGCCGTCCGTCACCAGCCCGAGCGAACTGCCGTAGACGATCTGCAGGCCGCCGGCGTCGGTCTCGGTGCCGATGTCCTCGTCCGGCGAGCCGATCGCGAGGTCGTCGCAGCCGTCGTCGTCGAAGTCGCCGGCGGCGAGCGCGGCGCCGAAGCGGTCGTCGGCCTCTTCGACCTCCTGCGCGAGGCTCTGCTGGTCCCAGACCTGATGGTCCGCCGCGACGAGCCCGGAAGCGGAGCCGTACACCACCAGGACGAATCCGGTATCGGCGAGCGCGCCGTTGTTGTCGTCGTCGTCGGGGATGCCGACCGCGAGGTCGTCGAAGCCGTCGCAGTCGAAGTCCCCCGCGGCCAGAGCGGAGCCGAGGAGCGCGAGCGCCTGCGGCGAGGTGACGAGGTCGGGCGAGCCGGCGCTCCAGAACTGCGTGGACACCGGGCCGAGTTGCCCTGCGAGCGGTGGCAGGGGCACGAGGGCGAGCAGCAGGGGAGCGACGAGGGCAAGGCGCCGGCGGAGGGTCGTCATCGGGTTCTCCTTGTGCAAGGGCGAAGATTGCCCCGCAACGGCGGGCCGAGTCGTTACGGAACCGTAACCCGAGCCTCACGGTTCCCTCCCGGTCTTCCGTCGCAGGGGCACGCTTCACGCAGAGCCGGGCGCCGAGGCGCTAGGATCGCGAGCCGGAGGTGCGATGCGCGCCCGCGAGATGCGGTACTTCCTGTTCTGCCTGATTCCGGCGCTGCTGGCGCCGGCGCTCGGCGGCCAGACGGCCCCCGACTCGTTGACGCCGGTCTGCGCGCCCGTGGCGGGCGGCGGCTCGACGTCGAGCGCGCCACCGACGCTCCTCGTCACCCTGTTCGATCGCTGGCACGAGGCCTGGCTCGGCTCCCCCGCGGTCGCGGACCTCTCCGGCGACGGCTCGCGGGAGATTCTCGCGGCGCGGGACCAGAAGCTCCTCGGCTGGAGCGCTGCGGGGGCGATCGTCTTCGAAGAGACGGCGCCGGCGGGCAGGATCTGGAGCTCACCGGTGGTCGGCGAGCTCGTGCCGGCGAGCCCCGGGCTCGAGGTCGCGGCGGCCTCGCGCGCGACGCTCCACC
This genomic window from Thermoanaerobaculia bacterium contains:
- a CDS encoding alkaline phosphatase D family protein; amino-acid sequence: MSISRRSFLKAAAAIGASFAWAGTACSSRVRWQERRDLYPQGVASGDPDPGSVILWTRRPYAQGTRELLTVEVAEDEAFRRVVAHAEAPVSLAADWTARVLVGGLEPARTYWYRFTDSEGNGSRVGRTITAPLAEDPRTVNFAFVSCQDINEGKLNGYRRMIYEDERAAEASQLGFVLHLGDFIYEVVQYPDEVKTRYDRTIYEVARIPEGHKVGNFHIPLTLEGYRVIYKGYLADPDLQDARARWPFVCIWDNHEFSWQGWQSTLKAGRFEQPAPSIKIAANQAWFEYLPARVAPPSGSLDEFGPPAVKDGVPITEFDGNGLGMEPNNLTAIHSLKAYRTLRYGRNLDLIVTDQHSYRSANCFSDPSLGNLGGEEFIAMFPEALMRVLDGGRAANGGHPPAEIRFNDAHVPNPRRSAPPQTILGAEQKAWFKEQLRSSTAAWKTWANSQGTLDQRADPQNLPPGLTKEAWPADGGYAAMSAGDYGTAFLERAEIYQLVRDSKVSGFAIVSGDLHSFWAGYAAAELPPGKFDPVGLSFVGASLISPGAMEAQEHNLPKDAVLRPLFLADRPEGAAGAAGPPDWTHNMLLRHGVRACLEYAKSFDLARARALSNPDLAPHLEFVDLGGHGYGKVQLSASEMRTEFVCIPRPITRSERPDGGPLRYRVVHTAALWKSGERPRLETTVLEGDPGLSI
- a CDS encoding FG-GAP repeat protein: MTTLRRRLALVAPLLLALVPLPPLAGQLGPVSTQFWSAGSPDLVTSPQALALLGSALAAGDFDCDGFDDLAVGIPDDDDNNGALADTGFVLVVYGSASGLVAADHQVWDQQSLAQEVEEADDRFGAALAAGDFDDDGCDDLAIGSPDEDIGTETDAGGLQIVYGSSLGLVTDGNAFFRQGTGGVSGAPEAADRFAASLAIGDFDDDGFDDLAIGVAGESIGAVTEAGAVHILFGSAAGLSGPSELLLYRGSELPGTPREGERLGAALAAGQFGGSLPGQDLAIGAPGSNGFDNDVEAEGLVFVYRDVGAGLVVGQFTQSSPGVPGNSEPFDFFGLTLAAGDFDGDGFDEIAVGSPGENLEGEAVANAGAVTVLDIDAGLHFLLLQSDFPFEEPSEADEFGSVLVAGDFDADGADDLALGVPFEDLGPVTTTGIVHVIHGAAGVGLSLATASNWLQTIDPSEVGDGFGFALAAGRFAGHSGQDLAIGAPGETVSSEVAAGAWNVVYSEALFRDGFETQAHCNWSSSVGAPTC